One Brevibacterium spongiae DNA segment encodes these proteins:
- a CDS encoding DeoR/GlpR family DNA-binding transcription regulator, producing the protein MFAEERQRRIADLVSEAGRVNVTDLAADFDITTETVRRDLAALEKAGALQRVHGGAVPCRAHSLEEPTFDDREIHNLDEKTTIAQTALNLLDETMSVSLDGGTTCAAFARAIAREAHERHSAGTSPRQLRVITNSLSVIDALAGAPGVEIFVLPGRFRPVTRAMVGPQTVAAIEGHRVDLAVLGTNGLSDDGVSTPDHDEAATKSAFVNSGRKVAVLADSAKFGAVSLVRFAALDQIDVLLTDAAPTEPMSTHLETAEVEVVTP; encoded by the coding sequence GTGTTCGCTGAAGAACGGCAACGACGCATCGCTGATCTGGTCAGCGAAGCGGGCCGGGTCAATGTCACCGACCTGGCCGCCGATTTCGACATCACCACGGAAACCGTCCGCCGTGACCTCGCCGCTCTCGAGAAGGCCGGCGCCCTCCAACGCGTCCACGGGGGAGCAGTGCCCTGCCGTGCGCACAGCCTCGAAGAACCGACCTTCGACGACCGCGAGATCCACAACCTCGACGAGAAGACGACGATCGCCCAGACCGCGCTGAACCTGTTGGACGAGACGATGAGCGTGTCCTTGGATGGAGGCACGACCTGCGCGGCATTCGCCCGCGCGATCGCACGCGAAGCCCACGAGCGCCACTCTGCTGGGACGAGCCCTCGCCAGCTGCGCGTGATCACGAACTCCCTGTCGGTCATCGACGCTCTCGCCGGTGCGCCCGGGGTCGAGATCTTCGTCCTTCCCGGCCGTTTCCGGCCTGTCACGCGCGCCATGGTCGGACCGCAGACGGTCGCGGCTATCGAAGGCCACCGCGTCGACCTCGCCGTGCTCGGCACCAACGGACTCAGCGACGACGGCGTCTCCACCCCCGACCACGATGAGGCGGCGACGAAGTCGGCCTTCGTGAACTCCGGACGCAAGGTCGCCGTGCTCGCCGATTCGGCGAAATTCGGTGCGGTCTCCCTGGTCCGGTTCGCTGCCCTGGACCAGATCGATGTCCTCCTCACCGACGCCGCGCCCACTGAGCCGATGTCGACCCACCTCGAGACCGCGGAAGTCGAGGTCGTCACTCCATGA
- a CDS encoding 1-phosphofructokinase family hexose kinase — MILTLTANPSLDRTIELPGPVLRGQVQRAVWAGQQPGGKGVNVSRAVAAADRRTLAVLPGDGDDPVLTGLDAIGLAHRSVPTGTPLRSNITVTEPDGTTTKINEPGSPLSPNSQADLLDLVAGLAAGADWVVLAGSLPPGVDDDFYARAIDRIRELDEPPLIAVDTSGGPLAAALQASPDLIKPNAEELAELLSAAGLLQTAGLREDDEVLDPAALFEIADRLEASPQLTARATSALLAAVGPRPRSILATLGAGGAVLALPETAWHAHHPPMDVVSTVGAGDSTLAGYLLGLTDGSEPGDALARAVAYGAAAARLRGTGVPSPEDARTDGVTVTALTETALIDDFSHAHQHKGTAPEAEEAR, encoded by the coding sequence ATGATCCTCACCCTGACAGCGAATCCGAGCCTCGACCGGACCATCGAACTGCCCGGCCCCGTCCTCCGCGGCCAAGTCCAGCGGGCAGTCTGGGCTGGACAACAGCCCGGCGGCAAGGGAGTTAACGTCTCCCGCGCAGTGGCAGCAGCAGATCGAAGGACCTTGGCGGTTCTGCCCGGAGACGGAGACGATCCAGTGCTCACCGGCCTCGATGCGATCGGACTGGCCCATCGCTCCGTTCCCACCGGCACACCGCTGCGGTCCAATATCACCGTCACCGAACCCGACGGCACAACGACGAAGATCAACGAACCCGGCTCTCCTCTCAGCCCGAACAGCCAGGCCGATCTGCTCGACCTGGTGGCGGGCCTGGCCGCCGGCGCGGACTGGGTCGTCCTGGCAGGGTCTCTGCCGCCGGGCGTCGACGACGACTTCTACGCTCGCGCCATCGACCGCATCCGCGAACTCGACGAACCACCGCTGATCGCCGTCGACACCTCCGGCGGCCCCTTGGCCGCGGCGCTGCAGGCATCACCGGATCTCATCAAACCGAACGCGGAAGAGCTCGCGGAACTCCTCAGCGCCGCAGGGCTGCTGCAGACCGCCGGGCTCCGCGAGGACGATGAGGTCCTCGATCCCGCCGCACTGTTCGAGATCGCCGACAGACTGGAAGCCTCACCGCAGCTGACCGCCCGCGCCACGTCGGCTCTGCTCGCAGCAGTCGGTCCTCGTCCTCGTTCGATCCTGGCGACCCTGGGGGCCGGAGGGGCGGTTCTCGCCCTGCCCGAGACCGCCTGGCATGCCCATCATCCGCCGATGGACGTCGTGAGCACCGTGGGCGCAGGCGACTCCACTTTGGCCGGGTACCTGCTGGGACTGACCGACGGCAGCGAGCCCGGCGATGCACTGGCCCGCGCCGTCGCCTATGGAGCCGCTGCCGCCCGGCTGCGCGGCACCGGGGTGCCGAGCCCGGAGGATGCACGCACCGACGGCGTGACCGTCACGGCCCTGACCGAAACAGCACTGATCGACGACTTTTCCCACGCACATCAGCACAAGGGCACAGCCCCTGAAGCCGAGGAGGCACGATGA
- a CDS encoding universal stress protein, producing the protein MTVLVGYSPSPEGKAAVEFGIEQARAFDDVLVVLNAGIGETPDERGVATSKDIEELKETLKSSEVSHEILQFLRGNDPVEELLALAEATADTRMIVIGSRRRSPVGKLIMGSTAQRIILDSDVPVVSVKVDRRKKK; encoded by the coding sequence ATGACAGTCCTCGTCGGTTATTCCCCCTCGCCCGAAGGCAAAGCCGCTGTCGAATTCGGCATCGAGCAGGCCCGCGCATTCGACGACGTCCTCGTCGTGCTCAATGCCGGAATCGGCGAGACCCCCGACGAGCGCGGTGTGGCTACCAGCAAGGACATCGAGGAGCTCAAGGAGACCCTGAAGTCGTCCGAGGTCTCGCACGAGATCCTGCAATTCCTCCGCGGCAATGATCCCGTCGAAGAGCTCCTGGCCCTCGCCGAGGCGACCGCCGACACCCGCATGATCGTCATCGGATCGCGTCGCCGCTCCCCCGTCGGCAAGCTCATCATGGGCTCGACGGCGCAGCGGATCATCCTCGATTCCGACGTCCCCGTCGTCTCCGTCAAGGTCGACCGCCGCAAGAAGAAGTAA
- the sucD gene encoding succinate--CoA ligase subunit alpha yields MSIFLNSDSKIIVQGITGGEGSKHTARMLAAGSNVVGGVNARKAGTTVKHNDKDGNEVELPVFASVSEAMEATGADVSVAFVPPAFSKDAAIEAIDAKIGLLVIITEGIPVQDSAEVWARAQAAGNATRIIGPNCPGIITPGESLAGIIPSNITKKGKLGLVSKSGTLTYQMMYELRDLGFSTAIGIGGDPVIGTTHIDALEAFEADPETEAIVMIGEIGGDAEERAAAFIKENVTKPVVGYVAGFTAPEGKTMGHAGAIVSGSSGTAQAKKEALEAAGVKVGKTPTETAELMRGLLA; encoded by the coding sequence ATGTCTATCTTTCTGAATTCCGATTCGAAGATCATCGTCCAGGGCATCACCGGCGGAGAGGGCTCGAAGCACACCGCTCGCATGCTCGCCGCCGGATCGAACGTCGTCGGCGGAGTCAACGCCCGCAAGGCCGGCACCACCGTGAAGCACAACGACAAGGACGGCAACGAGGTCGAACTCCCCGTCTTCGCCTCCGTGTCCGAAGCGATGGAAGCCACCGGAGCCGACGTGTCCGTGGCCTTCGTGCCGCCGGCATTCTCCAAGGACGCCGCGATCGAGGCCATCGACGCGAAGATCGGCCTGCTCGTCATCATCACCGAGGGCATCCCGGTGCAGGACTCGGCCGAGGTCTGGGCCCGTGCGCAGGCGGCCGGAAACGCCACCCGCATCATCGGACCCAACTGCCCGGGCATCATCACCCCCGGTGAGTCGCTGGCCGGCATCATCCCGTCCAACATCACGAAGAAGGGCAAGCTGGGCCTCGTCTCGAAGTCCGGCACCCTGACCTACCAGATGATGTACGAACTGCGCGACCTCGGCTTCTCGACCGCCATCGGCATCGGCGGAGACCCGGTCATCGGCACCACGCACATCGATGCGCTCGAAGCGTTCGAGGCCGACCCGGAGACCGAAGCCATCGTCATGATCGGCGAGATCGGCGGCGACGCCGAGGAACGTGCTGCGGCCTTCATCAAGGAGAACGTGACGAAGCCGGTCGTCGGCTACGTCGCAGGCTTCACCGCTCCCGAAGGCAAGACCATGGGCCACGCCGGCGCCATCGTCTCCGGTTCCTCGGGAACCGCTCAGGCCAAGAAGGAAGCCCTCGAGGCTGCAGGCGTCAAGGTCGGCAAGACCCCGACCGAGACCGCCGAGCTCATGCGCGGACTCCTCGCCTGA
- a CDS encoding RtcB family protein, whose product MKKLSTRLISWASLLDEKTLEQAHTTARMPFIYPHLALMPDAHLGKGATVGSVIPTLGAIIPAAVGVDIGCGMIAVRTQFTRDQLEARDLTGLRKAIERAVPTSAGAYNKKIVKTAAPRIAELEELAEAAGFDPCDYAGHWRHQLGSLGSGNHFIEVSVDESDRVWMFLHSGSRGIGNKIAMHHIKVAARLCKQWWIELPDPDLAYLVEGTPEFTAYIRQLKWAQHFALLNREEMMDRVARQVSETMGEPVVEEARINCHHNFTQSETHFKKTVWVSRKGAIEADSGRLGLIPGSMGTASYVVEGRGNPVSLNSSPHGAGRQYSRTQARKTFTRDQLREAMTGIEYRDTEAFIDEIPQAYKPIDQVMEDAADLVEIRHTLRQLVNVKGD is encoded by the coding sequence ATGAAGAAACTCAGCACACGGCTGATCTCCTGGGCGTCTCTGCTCGATGAGAAGACCCTGGAGCAGGCGCACACGACCGCGCGGATGCCGTTCATCTACCCCCATCTGGCGCTCATGCCCGATGCGCACCTGGGCAAGGGAGCGACCGTCGGTTCGGTCATCCCCACCCTCGGCGCGATCATTCCCGCCGCCGTCGGAGTCGACATCGGCTGCGGCATGATCGCGGTGCGCACCCAGTTCACCCGCGACCAGCTCGAAGCCCGTGACCTCACCGGTCTGCGGAAGGCCATCGAGCGAGCCGTGCCGACCTCGGCAGGTGCCTACAACAAGAAGATCGTCAAGACTGCTGCCCCGCGCATCGCCGAGCTCGAAGAGCTGGCCGAGGCGGCCGGCTTCGACCCGTGCGACTATGCCGGGCACTGGCGGCACCAGCTCGGGTCCCTGGGTTCCGGCAACCACTTCATCGAGGTCTCCGTCGACGAGTCCGACCGGGTGTGGATGTTCCTCCACTCCGGATCCCGGGGCATCGGCAACAAGATCGCCATGCACCACATCAAGGTCGCGGCCCGGCTGTGCAAGCAGTGGTGGATCGAGCTGCCGGACCCGGATCTGGCCTACCTCGTCGAAGGCACCCCGGAGTTCACCGCCTATATCCGGCAGCTGAAATGGGCGCAGCACTTCGCCCTGCTCAACCGCGAGGAGATGATGGATCGGGTGGCCCGGCAGGTCTCCGAGACCATGGGCGAGCCCGTGGTCGAGGAGGCGCGCATCAACTGCCACCACAACTTCACCCAGTCCGAGACTCACTTCAAGAAGACGGTGTGGGTCTCTCGGAAGGGCGCAATCGAGGCCGATTCCGGTCGCCTCGGACTCATCCCCGGGTCCATGGGCACCGCGTCCTACGTGGTCGAGGGCCGTGGCAACCCGGTGTCTCTGAACTCCTCACCGCATGGTGCGGGGCGTCAGTATTCTCGGACGCAGGCGCGCAAGACCTTCACCCGCGATCAGCTGCGTGAGGCGATGACCGGCATCGAATACCGCGACACCGAGGCGTTCATCGATGAGATCCCGCAGGCGTACAAGCCCATCGACCAGGTGATGGAGGACGCGGCCGATCTCGTCGAGATCCGCCACACCCTGCGTCAGCTCGTCAACGTCAAGGGCGACTGA
- a CDS encoding threonine aldolase family protein codes for MNSQTSDQTAQSKNPADTLPNTGTAAPPVDTNPAEHPRNFGSDNWAGVHPEVLAAIAEANVGHTPGYGGDPWTTRFHDIMAHHFGPETQAFPVFNGTGANVLALQSALPRWAAVITAASAHINYDETGAPEKVGGLKIVGAATENGKLTPDTIKGAIIGRGHEHNAQPLAVSISQSTEWGTTYTPEEIAAIATTAHDLDMILHVDGSRLGNAAAHLGVGLGDITSAVGVDIVSLGGTKNGLLGAEAVVVLNPDIGHGMRFLRKMNLQLASKMRFLSAQLNALYEGELWRTSVTRSNAMAQYLADTLAEAVEGGRVPGVEIVQKVESNVVFVAMPAEVAARARQKFAFADWPLEKDIVRLMCAFDTTREDVDALVAAIVGD; via the coding sequence GTGAACTCCCAGACATCTGATCAGACAGCGCAGTCGAAGAACCCCGCGGATACCCTCCCCAACACCGGCACCGCAGCCCCGCCCGTCGACACCAATCCGGCCGAGCATCCGCGCAACTTCGGCTCGGACAACTGGGCCGGAGTCCACCCCGAGGTGCTCGCGGCCATCGCCGAGGCCAACGTCGGCCACACGCCCGGATATGGCGGCGACCCGTGGACAACCCGCTTCCACGACATCATGGCCCACCACTTCGGGCCCGAGACTCAGGCGTTCCCTGTCTTCAACGGCACCGGTGCGAACGTGCTGGCTCTGCAGTCGGCGCTGCCGCGGTGGGCAGCGGTGATCACAGCCGCCTCGGCGCACATCAACTACGACGAGACCGGCGCACCCGAAAAGGTCGGCGGCTTGAAGATCGTCGGCGCCGCCACCGAGAACGGCAAGCTCACCCCAGACACGATCAAGGGCGCGATCATCGGCCGCGGCCACGAACACAATGCGCAGCCGCTGGCCGTGAGCATCTCCCAGTCCACCGAATGGGGCACGACCTACACTCCCGAAGAGATCGCGGCGATCGCGACCACCGCCCACGACCTCGACATGATCCTCCACGTCGACGGTTCCCGCCTCGGAAACGCTGCGGCCCACCTCGGCGTCGGACTCGGTGACATCACGTCCGCGGTCGGTGTCGACATCGTCAGCCTCGGCGGGACGAAGAACGGCCTGCTCGGTGCCGAGGCCGTCGTCGTTCTCAACCCCGACATCGGCCACGGCATGCGCTTCCTGCGCAAGATGAACCTGCAGCTGGCCTCGAAGATGCGCTTCCTCTCCGCACAGCTGAATGCGCTGTACGAAGGCGAGCTGTGGCGCACCTCGGTCACCCGGTCCAACGCAATGGCGCAGTACCTTGCCGACACCCTCGCCGAGGCGGTCGAGGGCGGCCGTGTCCCCGGAGTCGAGATCGTGCAGAAGGTCGAATCGAACGTCGTGTTCGTGGCCATGCCCGCCGAGGTGGCCGCCCGGGCCCGGCAGAAGTTCGCCTTCGCGGACTGGCCCTTGGAGAAGGACATCGTCCGCCTCATGTGCGCCTTCGACACGACACGAGAAGACGTCGACGCCCTCGTCGCCGCGATCGTCGGGGACTAA
- a CDS encoding MFS transporter codes for MTDQNTNLGQAKAGGTQTQQKSEWQTIKSIFAASSGNLVEWFDFYIYAFFSVYFAEQFFVEGNPTLSLMQSAGVFFVGFLMRPIGGYVFGRAADRIGRKNSMLISILLMCAGSLMMAILPTSETVGSWAAILLLLVRMIQGLAVGGEYGATATYMSEVATEGKRGFYSSFQYVTLIGGQLLASLLAVIMTHTLGTDQIEGGWWRLPFVIGAAAAVVSLWLRRGLEETTSTETRENENSGSFREVLRHPRSFFVVLGITCVGSLVFYVFTTYMQKFLLLQNEGTPGEETFNKGSIADLMTVCLLIFVVMQPIAGKISDKIGRKNNMLIFVIGMIALPIPLLSMIGKSQSMVTAGILIVIAMVFISMYTSISGIVKAEMFPAHIRGIGVGFTYAIGNSLFGGSAEYVALWFRNAGIGTWFAVYVVVIAIVGLIAVLFMHDNRKHSTIDNAHSSAYKRIGS; via the coding sequence GTGACCGATCAGAATACGAATCTCGGCCAGGCGAAAGCCGGTGGGACCCAGACACAGCAGAAATCCGAATGGCAGACGATCAAGTCCATATTCGCGGCCTCGTCAGGCAACCTCGTCGAATGGTTCGACTTCTACATCTATGCCTTCTTCAGCGTCTATTTCGCTGAACAGTTCTTCGTCGAGGGCAACCCGACCCTCTCGCTCATGCAGTCCGCCGGCGTCTTCTTCGTCGGCTTCCTCATGCGTCCCATCGGCGGATACGTCTTCGGCCGCGCCGCAGACCGCATCGGCCGCAAGAACTCCATGCTCATCTCGATTCTGCTCATGTGCGCCGGTTCGCTGATGATGGCGATCCTGCCCACCAGCGAGACCGTGGGCTCTTGGGCTGCCATCCTGCTGTTGTTGGTGCGGATGATCCAGGGACTCGCTGTCGGCGGCGAGTACGGAGCGACCGCCACCTACATGTCCGAGGTCGCCACCGAGGGCAAGCGCGGTTTCTACTCCTCGTTCCAGTACGTCACCCTCATCGGCGGCCAGCTGCTGGCGAGCCTGCTCGCGGTCATCATGACCCACACCCTGGGCACAGACCAGATCGAGGGCGGATGGTGGCGTCTGCCCTTCGTCATCGGTGCTGCGGCCGCCGTCGTCTCGCTGTGGCTGCGCCGCGGACTCGAGGAGACCACCTCGACCGAGACCCGCGAGAACGAGAATTCCGGAAGCTTCCGAGAAGTCCTGCGCCATCCTCGCTCGTTCTTCGTCGTCCTCGGCATCACCTGCGTCGGCTCGCTCGTGTTCTACGTCTTCACCACGTACATGCAGAAGTTCCTGCTCCTGCAGAACGAAGGCACCCCCGGCGAGGAGACCTTCAACAAGGGGTCCATCGCCGACCTGATGACGGTCTGCCTGCTCATCTTCGTCGTCATGCAGCCCATCGCCGGAAAGATCTCGGACAAGATCGGCCGCAAGAACAACATGCTCATCTTCGTCATCGGCATGATCGCCCTGCCGATCCCGCTGCTGTCGATGATCGGCAAGTCCCAGTCGATGGTCACCGCCGGCATCCTCATCGTCATCGCCATGGTCTTCATCAGCATGTACACCTCGATCTCCGGCATCGTGAAGGCGGAGATGTTCCCGGCCCACATCCGCGGCATCGGCGTCGGCTTCACCTACGCCATCGGCAACTCGCTCTTCGGCGGATCCGCCGAGTACGTCGCCCTGTGGTTCCGCAATGCCGGGATCGGCACCTGGTTCGCCGTCTACGTCGTCGTCATCGCGATCGTCGGTCTCATCGCGGTGCTGTTCATGCACGACAACCGCAAGCACTCGACGATCGACAACGCCCATTCCTCGGCGTACAAACGCATCGGAAGCTGA
- a CDS encoding PTS fructose transporter subunit IIABC, whose translation MTSLITTELVILDADQGTESSAVIRALATAVADQGRASSAEGLAVAAIAREEKTPTGVPGGIAIPHARTEAVTTPSLAMARLNPSVDFGAKDGPADLVFMIAAPDGAGKDHLKLLSKLARSLVKKDFVASLRAAATEQDVVDLVETALGLREAGEETTTTEAAPAAAATDAAAAASADPGTDTATTPTAAEAPRRVVAVTACPTGIAHTYMAADALVQAGSDMGIDVVTETQGSSGTTPIDQSVIDAADAVVFAVDVDVRDKARFAGKPYVQVPVKAGIDDPQGLIRRALAEADAPNGARLAAAHAAEADSSATQSGSRESIGAHLKRVLLTGVSYMIPFVAAGGLLMALGFLLGGFDIPDYAEDIVLGNSLWNLPTEYGDLALGPVGAYLGAVAFQIGNLSMSFLVAALAGYIAYGIADRPGIAPGFTVGAVAVLMGAGFIGGIIGGLLAGYIAQWIGSFAAPRWLRGLMPVVIIPLVASLVSSGLMFMVLGGPISALTKGLDSWLSSMTGTAAVVLGLILGVMMAVDLGGPVNKVAYSFAVAGLAAGSVENPVPWEIMATVMAAGMVPPLAMALATALRPRAFSQAEKENGKAAWLLGAAFISEGAIPFAASDPLRVIPASIVGAGVTGGMTMAFSVTSQAPHGGVFVFFAIDSFLLFLLSVVVGTIISALLVLVLKIVVRKGGAAGLAEAADPKAADTTVTVSTDSTTDSTAGTGAAAVNSRAAGTGATAGTGAADEAQATEPASANADPSRV comes from the coding sequence ATGACATCGCTCATCACAACAGAACTGGTGATCCTCGACGCGGATCAGGGGACGGAGTCGTCCGCTGTCATCCGCGCCCTGGCCACCGCCGTCGCCGATCAGGGCCGCGCGAGCTCCGCCGAAGGACTCGCAGTCGCCGCGATCGCCCGCGAAGAGAAGACCCCCACGGGTGTTCCGGGAGGCATCGCCATCCCGCACGCCCGCACCGAGGCGGTCACCACCCCGAGCCTGGCGATGGCCCGACTCAACCCATCCGTCGACTTCGGCGCCAAGGACGGTCCCGCCGACCTCGTGTTCATGATCGCCGCCCCCGACGGCGCCGGGAAGGACCATCTCAAACTGCTGTCGAAGCTCGCCCGGTCCCTGGTGAAGAAAGACTTCGTCGCCTCCCTGCGCGCGGCCGCGACCGAGCAGGACGTCGTCGACCTCGTCGAAACCGCCCTCGGCCTCCGCGAGGCAGGAGAAGAGACGACCACCACCGAGGCCGCCCCGGCCGCAGCCGCCACCGACGCGGCCGCAGCCGCCTCTGCCGACCCCGGCACCGACACAGCTACCACCCCAACAGCAGCCGAGGCTCCCCGTCGCGTCGTCGCCGTCACGGCCTGCCCGACGGGAATCGCCCACACCTATATGGCCGCCGACGCCCTCGTCCAGGCCGGATCCGACATGGGCATCGACGTCGTCACCGAGACTCAAGGGTCGAGCGGCACGACCCCGATCGACCAGTCCGTCATCGACGCTGCCGATGCCGTCGTCTTCGCCGTCGACGTCGACGTCCGCGACAAGGCCCGCTTCGCCGGCAAACCCTATGTGCAGGTGCCGGTCAAGGCCGGAATCGACGATCCGCAGGGACTCATCCGCAGGGCCCTCGCCGAGGCGGACGCCCCGAACGGTGCCAGGCTCGCCGCCGCTCACGCCGCCGAGGCCGACTCTTCCGCAACACAGTCCGGCTCACGGGAAAGCATCGGCGCCCACCTCAAACGCGTGCTGCTGACCGGCGTCAGCTACATGATCCCCTTCGTCGCCGCCGGCGGCCTGCTCATGGCTCTGGGCTTCCTCCTCGGCGGATTCGACATTCCCGACTACGCCGAGGACATCGTCCTGGGCAATTCCCTGTGGAATCTGCCCACCGAATACGGTGACCTGGCACTGGGACCGGTCGGCGCCTACCTGGGAGCCGTGGCCTTCCAGATCGGCAACCTGTCGATGAGCTTCCTCGTCGCCGCATTGGCCGGCTACATCGCCTACGGAATCGCCGACCGCCCCGGAATCGCTCCCGGATTCACCGTCGGTGCCGTGGCCGTGCTCATGGGCGCCGGGTTCATCGGCGGCATCATCGGCGGACTCCTCGCCGGCTATATCGCCCAGTGGATCGGATCCTTCGCCGCGCCGAGGTGGCTGCGGGGTCTCATGCCGGTCGTGATCATTCCGCTGGTGGCCTCCCTCGTCTCCTCGGGGCTGATGTTCATGGTCCTCGGCGGACCGATCAGCGCCCTGACGAAGGGCCTCGACAGCTGGCTGAGCTCGATGACCGGCACCGCCGCTGTCGTCCTCGGACTCATCCTCGGCGTCATGATGGCCGTCGACCTGGGCGGACCCGTCAACAAGGTCGCGTACTCCTTCGCCGTCGCCGGACTCGCCGCGGGCTCCGTGGAGAACCCGGTGCCGTGGGAGATCATGGCCACGGTCATGGCCGCCGGAATGGTTCCGCCCCTGGCCATGGCGCTGGCCACCGCGCTGCGCCCCCGTGCCTTCTCGCAGGCGGAGAAGGAGAACGGCAAGGCCGCATGGCTGCTCGGTGCCGCGTTCATCTCCGAGGGTGCGATTCCCTTCGCCGCCTCCGACCCGCTGCGCGTGATCCCCGCCTCGATCGTCGGCGCCGGAGTCACCGGCGGGATGACCATGGCGTTCTCCGTGACCAGCCAGGCCCCGCACGGCGGAGTGTTCGTCTTCTTCGCCATCGACTCGTTCCTGCTGTTCCTGCTCTCCGTCGTCGTCGGTACGATCATCAGTGCCCTGTTGGTGCTGGTGCTCAAGATTGTCGTCCGCAAGGGCGGTGCAGCAGGCCTCGCCGAGGCGGCCGATCCGAAGGCAGCGGATACGACAGTGACCGTGTCGACCGATTCGACCACCGATTCGACCGCTGGAACCGGTGCTGCCGCTGTAAACAGCAGGGCCGCCGGAACCGGTGCGACTGCCGGAACCGGTGCGGCCGATGAGGCGCAGGCGACCGAACCGGCGTCTGCCAACGCTGACCCTTCGCGAGTCTGA
- the ptsP gene encoding phosphoenolpyruvate--protein phosphotransferase: protein MSAEFSGIGVVPGRVVAPALTMPEPVSAPVAKPAPADPDAEAQRIREASAAVHAELRERAETVTGDARDVLKATALMAKDPTLVKTAIKRLSETDAETAIWTVAAETAAQLEKLGGYMAERAADVLDVRARLVARLRGVPAPGLPHSSEPFVLIATDLAPADTATLDPGLVLGLVCEEGGPQSHTAILARSLGIPAVVAAAGVRDIAEHTPVFVDGGTGVVRTGPGDSEAELVAAWKATVDRLKSFTGPCLLADGTRIPLRANVGDGAQARAAAAAGAEGVGLLRTEFCFLDRDTEPSVEEQAEAYGQVFAAFDDHKVVVRTLDAGADKPLPFLTDTDEPNPALGVRGFRTSRKALGVLERQLEAIAVAAAKHAVTVHVMAPMIATADEARQFSELVHAAGLPVAGVMVEVPSAALRAALILDEVEFASIGTNDLTQYVMASDRMLGGLAELSDSWQPAVLQLIGMTASQGAGAEKSVGVCGEAAADPALAVVLVGLGVTSLSMAPRALPAVAEVLAGVTVEQARQIARRALAARGPAEAKAAVRADLPILNELGL from the coding sequence ATGTCCGCAGAGTTCTCAGGTATCGGAGTCGTGCCCGGACGGGTCGTCGCCCCGGCACTGACCATGCCCGAACCAGTGTCCGCGCCCGTGGCGAAACCGGCCCCGGCCGACCCGGACGCCGAAGCGCAGAGGATCCGGGAGGCCTCGGCCGCCGTGCACGCCGAACTGCGTGAGCGGGCCGAAACGGTCACCGGAGACGCCCGCGACGTGCTCAAGGCCACGGCCCTCATGGCCAAGGACCCCACCCTGGTGAAGACGGCGATCAAACGCCTGTCCGAGACCGACGCGGAGACCGCGATCTGGACGGTGGCCGCAGAGACCGCGGCCCAGCTGGAGAAGCTGGGCGGCTATATGGCCGAACGTGCCGCCGACGTCCTCGATGTGCGCGCCCGCCTCGTCGCCCGGCTGCGCGGAGTCCCGGCACCTGGCCTGCCGCATTCGTCCGAACCGTTCGTGCTCATCGCCACGGATCTCGCTCCTGCCGACACTGCCACGCTGGATCCCGGACTCGTGCTCGGCCTCGTCTGTGAGGAAGGCGGGCCGCAGAGCCATACGGCCATCCTCGCCCGGTCGTTGGGCATTCCCGCTGTGGTCGCGGCCGCCGGGGTCCGTGACATCGCTGAACACACCCCCGTCTTCGTCGACGGCGGCACCGGTGTCGTGCGCACCGGGCCCGGAGACTCGGAGGCCGAGCTCGTCGCGGCGTGGAAGGCGACCGTCGATCGGCTGAAGTCCTTCACCGGACCGTGCCTGCTTGCCGACGGCACCCGGATCCCGCTGCGCGCCAACGTCGGCGACGGTGCTCAGGCGCGGGCGGCGGCTGCCGCTGGTGCCGAGGGCGTCGGCCTTCTGCGCACGGAGTTCTGCTTCCTCGATCGTGACACCGAACCCAGTGTCGAGGAGCAGGCCGAGGCCTACGGTCAGGTGTTCGCCGCCTTCGACGATCACAAGGTCGTTGTGCGCACCCTCGACGCCGGAGCCGACAAACCCCTGCCGTTCCTCACCGACACTGATGAACCGAATCCGGCCCTCGGCGTGCGTGGGTTCCGGACCAGCCGCAAGGCCCTGGGCGTGCTCGAACGTCAGCTGGAGGCCATCGCCGTGGCCGCTGCGAAGCATGCGGTCACCGTGCATGTCATGGCTCCGATGATCGCCACGGCCGACGAGGCCAGGCAGTTCTCGGAACTCGTCCACGCGGCCGGTCTTCCGGTCGCCGGCGTCATGGTCGAGGTCCCCTCGGCGGCGCTGCGGGCGGCTTTGATCCTCGACGAGGTCGAGTTCGCCTCCATCGGCACGAACGACCTCACCCAGTACGTCATGGCCTCGGACAGGATGCTCGGCGGTCTGGCAGAACTCAGCGACTCGTGGCAGCCGGCCGTCCTCCAGCTCATCGGCATGACCGCGTCCCAGGGCGCTGGTGCCGAGAAATCGGTAGGCGTCTGCGGGGAGGCAGCGGCGGATCCGGCACTGGCCGTCGTCCTCGTCGGGTTGGGCGTCACCAGCCTGTCAATGGCCCCGCGGGCGCTGCCGGCTGTCGCAGAAGTCCTCGCCGGGGTCACCGTGGAACAGGCACGGCAGATCGCCCGTCGTGCACTCGCGGCACGCGGCCCGGCCGAGGCGAAGGCCGCGGTCCGCGCAGACCTGCCGATACTTAACGAACTCGGTCTGTGA